The window TTAACATTTGATGATGTTCTTTTAATACCAGCAAAGTCAGAGGTCTTACCTAGAGATGTTTCTGTGACTACGCAATTAACAAAACGCATCAAGTTAAATATTCCTCTTATGAGTGCGGGGATGGATACAGTAACAACTTCAAAGCTTGCAATAGCAATTGCTCGGGAGGGTGGAATTGGAATAGTCCACAAAAACATGAGTATTGAGCAGCAGGCAGAGGAAATTGATCGAGTAAAACGTTCAGAGAGCGGAATTATTACGAACCCAATATATTTACAGCGCCATAATTATGTATACGAAGCAGAAGAGTTAATGGCTAAATATCGTATATCAGGGATTCCAATTGTAAATGACGACCTAATATTGGTTGGTATTTTGACGAACAGGGATTTGCGATTTGTTAAAAATTACAATCGACCGATTGATGAAGTAATGACTAAGGATCATTTAGTAACGGCTTCGGTTGGGACGACCCTAGATCAGGCTCAAGATATACTGCAAGAGCATAAAATTGAAAAGCTACCATTAGTAGATGAAAACAATAAACTTAAAGGCTTAATAACAATAAAAGACATAGAGAAAGCAAAGCAATATCCCCATTCAGCTAAGGACGATTCAGGCAGATTACTAGCTGGTGCTGCCGTAGGGGTAAGTAAGGATTTAGATGAGCGTGTAGCTGCCCTTGTTAAAGCACAAGTAGATTGCATAGTTATTGATACGGCACACGGTCATTCTAGCGGGGTAATTGAGACAGTAGCTAGAATTCGTAAGACATATCCTGATTTAAACATTATTGCTGGTAATGTAGCTACAGGCGAAGCAACTAGGGAGTTAATTGAAGCAGGGGCAGATGCTGTTAAGGTTGGAATTGGACCAGGCTCAATTTGTACTACCCGCGTTATTGCAGGAATTGGAGTACCACAGATAACAGCGGTGTACGATTGTGCAAAAGTGGCCAAGGAATACGGCGTACCAATTATAGCAGACGGTGGAGTTAAATACTCTGGTGATATTGTTAAAGCAATCGCTGCAGGAGCAAATGTAGTTATGATTGGGAGTTTGTTCGCTGGAACTGAAGAAAGCCCTGGTGAGACAATCATCTATCAAGGTCGTAGCTATAAGGTTTATAGAGGAATGGGCTCTATAGGTGCAATGAAAGAGGGCAGTAAAGATCGCTACTTCCAAGAGAACGAACAGAAGCTCGTACCAGAAGGTATTGAAGGACGCGTACCGTACAAAGGACCTATCTCGGATACTATTTACCAGTTAGTTGGAGGACTGCGCTCAGGTATGGGATATTGCGGCACACATACGATACAGTCTTTACATGATAACGGAAAATTTATTCGAATTACAAATGCAGGTTTAATTGAAAGTCATCCACATGATATTCATATAACCAAGGAAGCTCCTAACTATAATAGATAATAAAACTTAAATTTAATAAATCCTATAAAAAATTCAGGTGTAATATACCTGGATTTTTTGTGGTGTAGCATTCACGAATGGGCCCGGTTATGGTATTCTATTATAGTGGCTTAAATTATTCTTATAGAGATAAGAGAAGAGAAACTTAGGAGGAACAGCAAAAAATGAGAAAGTTATTTAGCCTATTATTGATACTTGCACTTGTCACTGCTTATGTTCCAGGAGCTTATGTATTTGCAGAAAACAATCAAGAGTCTCAACCAGAATTACAACAGGAAGCAACTGAGCAAAACGTTGATCCATTAAACCTACAGGTTCGATCAGCAGTTCTAATGGACGTTGAAACTGGACAAGTTTTATATTCGAAAAATGAACATGTTTCATTGCCGCCTGCAAGTGTTACAAAGGTTATGACTATGCTTATCGTTTTAGAAGCAATTGAAAGAGGACAAACCTCCTGGGATGATATTGTTACTACTAGCGATAAAGCTCATCGCATGACGGGTTCACAAGTGTTTTTGGCAATCGGAGAGAGAGCTACAGTAGAAGAGTTGTTTGAAGCGATAGCAATCTATTCTGCCAATGATGGTGCTGTTGCCTTAGCTGAACATATAGCTGGATCTGAAGAAATATTTGTTAACCTAATGAATGAGAAAGCACGCGAGCTTGGAATGCGTAACACTCGCTTTTTAAATGTAACAGGATTTCCGTATATAGAACAGCACCCTAACTTTAACGATCCAGACGGACATACGATGTCGGCTATGGACATTGCAATTGTTTCTCGTGAATTAGTAAAAAGATACCCTGAAGCAGTAGAGTATACAAAAATACCTTTTGCTACCTTTAAGAATGGTGTCGACATGCCTACCCGTAATAACATTATGCTGCGCCACGACTGGGTTGACGGGCTAAAAACGGGCTTTACAAATGAAGCTCAGTTTTGTCTAGCTGCTACTGGTGTACAAAACGGTCAGCGTCTTGTCAGCGTAATAATGGGAGCAGAAAGTGACCGTGCACGACAGGACGAAACATTAAAGCTATTAAATTATGGGTATAATAACTTTGAAAAATTGACGATGGTTAGAGGCAAGGAAGATATAGAGTCAACAAGGGTTGAAAAGGGTAAAGAACGTGATGTAATACTAATGGCAGCTGAAAACTTAAACCTAGTAGTGGAAAAAGGTGCAGAGGATTCTTATACACAGGTCATAGAAATATATGAGGATATAGTTGCACCGATTGAAGCTAATACAGTTTTGGGACAGATTTATTATACAAAAGACGGAGCATTAGTAGGTTATCCAGTTAACCTAGTTGCTAAAGAAGACGTAGAAAAAGGTGGATTCTTTAGGCTATTAACTAGGGGAGTTAAAGATACCTTTGTCAATATTTTTGAGGGCATTGCAGATAGCATACTTGGCATTTTCACGAAGGATAATAATGAATAAATGATACATTCCGAGTAATTTGGTTGTATTTTTAGTTATTATATTGTAAAATAAAAAATTAGTTGAAAAGCAGTCAGTGATTAGAGTTAAAATCCATTATTTTGACTAGCAGATCAAGGGAAGTATTTAATTATAGGGGGTAAAAATAAATGGTTCAAATAGGTACAACAACAGTAAAACGTGGTATGGCAGAAATGCAAAAAGGCGGCGTCATTATGGACGTTGTAAATGCCGAACAAGCTAAAATAGCTGAAGCAGCTGGAGCAGTTGCAGTAATGGCACTTGAGCGAGTACCTTCTGATATTCGTGCTGCAGGTGGTGTAGCTAGAATGGCTGACCCAACTATTACGGAAGAGGTTATGGGTGCAGTTTCCATTCCTGTTATGGCAAAGGCTCGTATTGGTCATATCGTTGAGGCACGTGTTTTAGAATCTATGGGTGTTGACTACATTGATGAGAGTGAAGTTCTAACTCCAGCGGATGAGGTTTATCATCTAGATAAGAGCAAATTTACAGTACCATTTGTATGTGGAGCGCGTGACTTAGGAGAAGCACTTCGTCGTATTGGTGAAGGTGCATCTATGATCCGTACAAAAGGTGAGCCTGGAACAGGCAACATAGTTGAAGCAGTACGTCATATGCGTACAATGCAAAGTCAAATCCGCAAAGTAGCGAGCATGCATGAGGATGAGCTTATGGCTTATGCGAAAAATTTAGGAGCTCCATTTGAGCTTCTACAATACATCAATAAAAACGGTAAGCTTCCAGTAGTTAATTTTGCTGCAGGTGGAGTAGCTACTCCAGCAGATGCTGCTTTAATGATGGAGCTAGGTGCGGACGGAGTATTCGTAGGTTCGGGTATCTTTAAATCGGACAACCCTGAGAAGTTCGCTCGCGCTATAGTTGAAGCTACAACTCATTATCAGGATTATAAGCTAATTGCTGAAGTATCTAAAAACTTAGGAATTGCCATGAAAGGTATTGAAATATCGTCTATTAGAGAAGAAGATAGAATGGCAAATCGCGGTTGGTAATTAAATAGGAGTGACTGTAAAGATGAAGACTATCGGTGTACTAGCTCTACAAGGCGCCGTTCGTGAGCATATGAATATGATAGAAAAGGCTGGAGCACAAGCTGTTGCTGTTAAAAAGGTAGAGCAGCTTGCTGATATTGATGGTCTGATTATTCCAGGTGGAGAGTCCACGACAATAGGTAAGCTAATGAGAAAATACGGCTTTGATGTAGCCATTCGTGAGTTCGCTGAGGCTAAGCCAATCATGGGCACCTGCGCTGGTATGATAGTACTTGCAAAAGAAATCGTAGGCAACGAAGAGCCTCATTTGCAGCTATTGGATATATCTATAGAGAGAAACGCTTTTGGACGCCAGGTGGACAGCTTCGAAGAGTATCTTACAATACCTGGAGTGGGTGAGGATTTCTGTTCAGTTTTTATCAGGGCTCCGTTAGTAGCAGAAGTAAAGCATAAAGATATAGAAGTATTAGCTACCGTTAATGACCGTCCAGTTATTGTTAGACAGGGTAATGTTCTAGCAATGTCATTCCACCCTGAACTAACTAATGATGAGCGTATTCATCGAATGTTTGTAAACATGGTTGAAGAATAAGTAAAATCATAGCTATTGAAAGAGATGATTTAATACAAAGATTTTATGCAAAGATATACTAGGAGCAAGGGGCCGACAGCTATCTGTAAACCCCTTGCTTTTTTGCTTAATCGTTATTTGCTAAAAAGTTCTTACTTTATTTCATGGCTGCTTTATTTTTAATGAATAAAACGGTAAAATGTATAAGAAATAGTAAGGGGAGCTATAATCAAGATAGAAGGAGCTGTTAACTATGCTAGACCCGAAACGAATACGCAGTGATTTAGATAATGTTCAAAAAGCACTTGCTAAACGTGGTGAAAATATAGAGGATCTGAATCGCTTTATAGAGCTAGACCAGCAACGCAGGGATTTGTTAGTTGAGGTTGAAGCCCTGAAGAATCAACGCAATGTTGTTTCAGAAGAGGTAGCACTGAAAAAGCGTAACAAGGAAAATGCTGATGATTTAATTTTAGAGATGCGCGAAGTATCGCAAAAGATTAAAGATTTTGATGATAAGGTACGCGCCATTGATGATGAGTTAGAGAATGTGCTTTTGAATATACCGAACGTGCCACACGAATCAGTACCTGTTGGGGAAACTGAGGATGACAATGTTGTAGAAAGAATTGTAGGAGAACAGCCTAATTTTGATTTTGAAGCAAAGGCCCACTGGGACATTGGGACAGGCTTAGGAATTATCGATTTTGAGACTGCAGGCAAGGTAACAGGTGCTCGTTTTGCTTTTTACAAGGGCTTAGGAGCTCGCCTAGAACGCGCTTTAATAAACTTCATGTTAGACCTACATATAACAGAGCATGGCTACGAAGAAGTGCTTCCACCGTACATAGTAAATCGTATGAGTATGACTGGAACAGGGCAGTTACCTAAATTCGAAGAAGATGCATTTAAACTAAGTGATAGTGATTATTTCTTAATACCAACTGCCGAGGTGCCAGTAACAAATATGCACCGAGATGACATTCTAACTAACGATATGTTACCTATCAAGTACGCAGCATTTAGTGCATGCTTCCGAAGAGAAGCGGGAGCGGCAGGACGTGACACTAGAGGCTTAATTCGCCAGCACCAATTTAATAAAGTAGAGCTAGTGAAATTTGTTAGACCTGAAGATTCATATGCGGAGTTAGAAACATTAGTAGCGGATGCAGAAAAGGTATTAAAGCTACTAGGATTGCCATATCGTGTAATGCGCATGTGTACCGCTGACCTTGGGTTTACGGCAGCGAAAAAATATGACATAGAGGTTTGGATGCCTAGCTATGGCACCTATCGTGAGATATCTTCCTGTAGTAATTTTGAGGATTTCCAATCCCGCAGGGCAAAAATTCGCTTCCGCCGAGAAGAAAAATCTAAACCAGAATTTGTCCATACATTAAATGGCTCAGGATTAGCAATTGGCAGAACAGTAGCATCTTTATTGGAAAACTACCAGCAAGCAGACGGCAGTGTAGTAATCCCAGAAGTGCTACGA of the Desulfuribacillus alkaliarsenatis genome contains:
- the guaB gene encoding IMP dehydrogenase, translating into MEDKFVKEGLTFDDVLLIPAKSEVLPRDVSVTTQLTKRIKLNIPLMSAGMDTVTTSKLAIAIAREGGIGIVHKNMSIEQQAEEIDRVKRSESGIITNPIYLQRHNYVYEAEELMAKYRISGIPIVNDDLILVGILTNRDLRFVKNYNRPIDEVMTKDHLVTASVGTTLDQAQDILQEHKIEKLPLVDENNKLKGLITIKDIEKAKQYPHSAKDDSGRLLAGAAVGVSKDLDERVAALVKAQVDCIVIDTAHGHSSGVIETVARIRKTYPDLNIIAGNVATGEATRELIEAGADAVKVGIGPGSICTTRVIAGIGVPQITAVYDCAKVAKEYGVPIIADGGVKYSGDIVKAIAAGANVVMIGSLFAGTEESPGETIIYQGRSYKVYRGMGSIGAMKEGSKDRYFQENEQKLVPEGIEGRVPYKGPISDTIYQLVGGLRSGMGYCGTHTIQSLHDNGKFIRITNAGLIESHPHDIHITKEAPNYNR
- a CDS encoding D-alanyl-D-alanine carboxypeptidase family protein gives rise to the protein MRKLFSLLLILALVTAYVPGAYVFAENNQESQPELQQEATEQNVDPLNLQVRSAVLMDVETGQVLYSKNEHVSLPPASVTKVMTMLIVLEAIERGQTSWDDIVTTSDKAHRMTGSQVFLAIGERATVEELFEAIAIYSANDGAVALAEHIAGSEEIFVNLMNEKARELGMRNTRFLNVTGFPYIEQHPNFNDPDGHTMSAMDIAIVSRELVKRYPEAVEYTKIPFATFKNGVDMPTRNNIMLRHDWVDGLKTGFTNEAQFCLAATGVQNGQRLVSVIMGAESDRARQDETLKLLNYGYNNFEKLTMVRGKEDIESTRVEKGKERDVILMAAENLNLVVEKGAEDSYTQVIEIYEDIVAPIEANTVLGQIYYTKDGALVGYPVNLVAKEDVEKGGFFRLLTRGVKDTFVNIFEGIADSILGIFTKDNNE
- the pdxS gene encoding pyridoxal 5'-phosphate synthase lyase subunit PdxS codes for the protein MVQIGTTTVKRGMAEMQKGGVIMDVVNAEQAKIAEAAGAVAVMALERVPSDIRAAGGVARMADPTITEEVMGAVSIPVMAKARIGHIVEARVLESMGVDYIDESEVLTPADEVYHLDKSKFTVPFVCGARDLGEALRRIGEGASMIRTKGEPGTGNIVEAVRHMRTMQSQIRKVASMHEDELMAYAKNLGAPFELLQYINKNGKLPVVNFAAGGVATPADAALMMELGADGVFVGSGIFKSDNPEKFARAIVEATTHYQDYKLIAEVSKNLGIAMKGIEISSIREEDRMANRGW
- the pdxT gene encoding pyridoxal 5'-phosphate synthase glutaminase subunit PdxT encodes the protein MKTIGVLALQGAVREHMNMIEKAGAQAVAVKKVEQLADIDGLIIPGGESTTIGKLMRKYGFDVAIREFAEAKPIMGTCAGMIVLAKEIVGNEEPHLQLLDISIERNAFGRQVDSFEEYLTIPGVGEDFCSVFIRAPLVAEVKHKDIEVLATVNDRPVIVRQGNVLAMSFHPELTNDERIHRMFVNMVEE
- the serS gene encoding serine--tRNA ligase; this translates as MLDPKRIRSDLDNVQKALAKRGENIEDLNRFIELDQQRRDLLVEVEALKNQRNVVSEEVALKKRNKENADDLILEMREVSQKIKDFDDKVRAIDDELENVLLNIPNVPHESVPVGETEDDNVVERIVGEQPNFDFEAKAHWDIGTGLGIIDFETAGKVTGARFAFYKGLGARLERALINFMLDLHITEHGYEEVLPPYIVNRMSMTGTGQLPKFEEDAFKLSDSDYFLIPTAEVPVTNMHRDDILTNDMLPIKYAAFSACFRREAGAAGRDTRGLIRQHQFNKVELVKFVRPEDSYAELETLVADAEKVLKLLGLPYRVMRMCTADLGFTAAKKYDIEVWMPSYGTYREISSCSNFEDFQSRRAKIRFRREEKSKPEFVHTLNGSGLAIGRTVASLLENYQQADGSVVIPEVLRPYMGGIERIQSK